CGTCGACGGAACCAAGCCTATCGGTCGCGAGTTGCTGGCGAGGCTCGCCAAGTCCGCCGACGTCGTGATCCAAAATTTCCGGCCGGGCGTCGTCGAGCGGCTACAGATCGCTGATCACCAGCTTCGCCCCGACAATCCGGACCTCGTCTACGTCTCGATCCTCGGCTTCGGGCCCGGCCCTTACGAAAGACGACCTGCCACTGACACCATCATCCAGGGCTTCACCGGAATGATGGCGATGAACCGTGACGCGCAAGGCACGCCGCGGCGCATTGGCATGCTCGCTGTCGATACAGCGGCCGGCGTGTACGCCGCTCAGCAGCTGGGCGCAGCACTCTACCGGCGCCTCACCGGACGCGGCGGCCAGCACATCAAAGTGTCGCTGGTTGAGGTCGCCGCAGCCTTTCAGGCCATGCCGATCTTGGAAGACGCACTGCATCGGCGGGGTCGGCCAAACGTTCCCCTGAGCGTGCCGATCGGGACCTTCGCGACGGCCGACGGGCACATCAACCTATCGTGTGTCTCGAACGCGATGTTCGAGGGCATCTGCAAGACCCTTGGCAAGGCTGATTGGATCTTAGACCCGAGATTCGCCACGGAAGCCGGGCGTCTGAGCCACGCAGGTGAGATCACCGGCGAGGTCGCACGCATCCTGCTTACGAAGGCGAGCGGGCACTGGATCGAGGCGTTCGAGAGGAATGATGTGCTGTGCGGTCCCGTGCAGGGCTATCGGGAATTCCTGGACGATCCGCACGTGCGCGGGTCGGGGCTGCAAGCGACGCTGCAGGGCGGCGCCTTCGAGGGGCTTCCGCTCACGCTGCTACCGGGCACGTCGGCCGAAGGCACGCGCCTCCCCGCCCCGCCCCGGTTGGGCGAACACACCAGAGAGGTGCTCGCTGAGCACGGATACACGGACTTCGAGATCGACCGTCTCGTCGAGGACGGCGCCATCGTCCAGGCTAAAGCCGAAGGGAGAAAGCAATGAAGAAAAAGTCTGTTGCCTACGCATTGGGGGCTGGCCTCATCGCAAGCTTCACGTCGTCCTCGGCTTTCGCCCAGATATCGGACAATGTCGTCCGCATCAGCATCCTCAACGACATGACCGGCATCTACGCCGATGCCGGCGGCAAAGGCTCGATTGTCGCCGCTGAGCTGGCAGCGGAGGACTTCGGCGGCAAAGTCGCCGGCGCGAAGATCGAGGTCGTTTCGGGCGATCACGCAAACAAGCCCGATGTCGCGTCGAACCTCGCAAGAAAGGCATATGACGCGGAGGGCGTCGACGTCATCGCCGACGGAGGCTCCTCGGCTGCGGCGCTCGCGATGCAGAACGTCTCGCGAGAGAAGAAGAAGATCATCCTACTGTCGGGGCCGGCGACCGCGGAGATCACCGGCAAAAGCTGTTCGCCCTACAGCTTCCACTGGATGTACGACACCTACGCACTCGCCGCTGCGCCTCCGCAGGACGTTTTGCGGCGAGGCGGAGAGCGCTTCTGGGACAAGATGGGCCGGCCGCCATCGATCGTCCAGGCCGGCGTGTACAGCTCGGTCGTGCACTATCTCAAGGCGGTCGCGGCAACGAACACCGACGATGCGACGAAGGTAGCGGACAAGATGCGAGAAATGCCTGTCGAAGATGCGTTCACACACGGGGCCAATATCCGGGCCGACGGCCGCCTGCTGCGCGATCTGTACGTAACCGAGGTCAAGAAGCCTGAGGAATCCAAAGGTCCTTGGGACTACTGGAAGATTATCGCGACCATCCCGGGCGACAAGGCCTGGCGGCCGGTCGACGAGAGCGAATGTCCTTTGCTGAAGACCCACTGACCTGAGGAGGTTGATCGAGGCATGGCGGACGATCCGAAGCTGTTGGTCGAGAACGACGGGCCAGTCATGGTCATCACCATCAATCGTCCGGCGGTCCGCAACGCTCTCGACAACGAGACAGCCGCGGCGCTTGCGAAGGCTCTGCGGGACTTCGACCGCGACAGGAGCCAGGCCGTTGCCGTGCTGACCGGCTCGGGCGGGCATTTCTGCGCGGGCGCTGATCTGAAGGAGCTCGCTGCGGGCCGCGAATACAAGCCATGGGCCGGCGATCCCGACGGCCCATGCCATGGCATTCTGTCGAAGCCCGTCATCGCTGCCGTCGCCGGCTACGCCTGCGCAGGGGGCCTCGGCGTCGCGCTTAGATGCGATCTCCGCGTCGCCGAGGAGACCGCGACCTTCGCCGTTCTTTCCCGGCGATGGGGCGTCCCGATGAGCGATGGAACGACCGTCCGTCTACCGCGTCTCATCGGCGCGGGCCGAGCGCTCGACATGCTTCTGACGGCACGTAAGGTCACCGGCACGGAAGCTCTCGCGATGGGGCTCGCCGACCGCCTCGTCCCGACGGGCAAGGCCCTGAGCGCCGCCCTCGAGCTCGCGCATCAGATAGCGGCGTTTCCGCAGATCGCGATGCGGGCGGACCGTATGTCGGCCATCCGCCAGTGGAACCTGTCGGAGAAGGACGCAATCGCTTTGGAGACTGAGCTCTCCGTTGAAGCTCGCGCCAAGGAAGCGAAGGCCGGGGCCGTTCGTTTCACCTCCGGGGCCGGTCGCCACGGTCAGGTGGGAAAGAATTGACGATGCGCGCGGTGATAGGACATCGCTTCGGCGGAATCGACGACCTCGTCTACGACGAGACCACCTCACCGGCGATCGAGCCCGGTACCATCCGGGTCTCGGTGCGAGCCGCAGGCGTGAGCTTCGCGAACCTCCTGTTCATCGCCGGCAAGCATCAAAACCGGCCGAGTATTCCGTTCGTGCCCGGCACCGAGATCGGCGGCGTCGTCAGCGAGATCGCGTCCGACGTCCGGACCGATCTCAAAGTTGGCGACCGCGTCTGCGCTGGTCTTCCGTCCGGCGGATTCGCCGAGGAAGCGATCGTCGATGCCGCCAATGTTTTCCGTATCCCCGATTCCTTGAGCTTCGAAGGCTCGACGCTTTTCCCGACCATCTACGCGACTGCTTATGCCGGCCTTAAGTGGCGCGCGAATCTTCAACCCGGCGAGACCTTGCTCGTCCACGGCGCGGCCGGCGCCAGCGGTTTGGCTGCCGTCGAGGTCGGGCGCGCTTTGGGCGCAACGGTCATCGCGACCGCTGGAGGCGAACGGAAGATCGGAGTGGTGAAGTGGTACGGTGCCCATCATGCCATCGACTACCTCAGAGGCGGATTCCGAGATCGCGTGCTGGAGATCACCGGCGGCCGCGGCGCTGACGTCGTATTCGATCCGGTGGGCGGCGATGTCTTCGACGAGTCCTTGCGCTGCGTCGCCCCGCTCGGGCGGTTGATTCCAATGGGCTTCGCCGCCGGCCGCATTCCGGAGATTCCGGCGAACATCGTCCTAGTGAAGAACCTGACCGTAATCGGCCTGTACTGGGGATTCTATATGGCATGGGGCAAGTCAAAGGCGAACGCCGCGTTACGCGAGAAGGTCCGCGTCCTATTCGACGAACTGTTCGTTCTCTACGAAGTCGGCAAGCTGCGCGCGCCCATCGATCGATCCCTGCCTCTCGCGAAGTTCGCGGATGCCATGCGCAGCGTCGAGAGCCGCGAGGTCATCGGAAAGATCGTCCTGACTCCGGAGAAACGCACATGAGTGAGTCACTGCTACCGAGCCACGAAGCGCCGTTTCGAGGACTGCGTGTCCTCGATTTCGGCCAAGGCGTCGCCTCTCCTTATGCCGGCTATCTCCTCGCCGCCAACGGCGCCGACGTCATCAAGGTCGAGCCGCCGGAAGGCGACTGGTCGCGCCGGCTTGGCACGACCTACGGCAGCCAGTCGGCGCTGTCGGCCGTGTACAACCGTGGCAAACGCAGCCTCGTTCTCGATCTCAAGAAGCCCGAAGGGATCGAAACCGCGCGCAAGCTCGCCGCCGGCGCCGACGTCATCATCGAAGGATTCCGTCCGGGCGTGATGGACCGCCTCGGCCTTGGCTACAATGCCCTCAGCCGCGAGAACCCGCGGCTCATTTATCTCTCGATCAGCGGCTTCGGACAGGAGGGCCCCTACGCACAACGCCCCTGCTCGGACTCTGTCGCTCAGGCGTTCTCAGGCCTGGTCTCGGTCAACGTCGGAGCCGACGGCATTCCTCATCGCGTCGGAGCTACCATTTCGGACGTCTGCACGGGCCTCTACGGATACCAGGCGGTAGCAACTGCGCTGTTCGCCCGCGCCTCCATCTGTAAGGGCCGGCGGATTGACGTTAGCCTATCGCAGTCGACGGCAGCCCTGCTGGGCCACAAGCTCGCGGAGCATGTCCTCGAAGGCGGTGCCCCGCGTCTTCTCAACGTTCCGGCCGGCAGCTACCGCACGAGCGACGGCTGGATCATGGTCACCTTGGTGACCGAAGCGCAGTATGGTCGGCTCTGTTCCGTATTGGAGCGGGACGATCTTGCCACGGATCCAAGGTTCGCCAGTTTCGCCTCCGAGCCGACTGCGCCGAAGAACTAGCCGGCGAATTACGAAAGGTGTTCCCGAGTGACACCACCGTGTCCTGGCTCTCGCGCCTTCATGCCGCGGATATTATTGCCGACCGCATCTTGAATCCTTCGGAGTGGATGGCCAACGAGCACGTTCAGACCACGCGCGGCGCATTGCGCACCCAGACCCCGGGCGTAGGCGCGGTATTTGCGGCGCGGACGCCCGGAACGATCGTAAACACGGAACTATTGCTATGCCCTGCTCCCGACGTCGGACAGGATTCAAGAGTCATCCTCTCTGACGGCTGGCGTTAGAACAGCGGAAGCAAGGCCGAGAGGATCCGACCAGGATGGCCCGATCGCGAGAATATTGCACGCGCGATAGGCTCGCCGCAGGAAGGGGTGGTCCGTGAACAATTGAGAAGCCATAGAGCGAGAGTCGATTTTCCGGACGAAATTGGTTTTGAGATTGCAGTCTTTCGGGGTTTGAAGCTGCGGCCAAGGTCTCCGCACCCCTCGGCCACAATCTTCGCCTCTTCCTCACCTGGTTGACCCATTTGCTGTGCGTTGTCCTGCTCGCCCCATAGGGAGCGATCGCCGCCGCGGCGGCATTCAGAGGGGCTTAACGGACGACGAGGGAGCGAGACTGAATTGTCTTAGGGGGGCAGCTCTGGCGCCGTCTGCTTGATCGAACTTTCGAATGGACTTGGGCCGGGTATCGAAGATTAGCGCTGGCTTGGTGAACGCGGTTATTCCCACGCCCGCGACGTGCGCACTAGCACTCATGCGCTCTCTCCTTCTGCAATGTTCATGGGGGGCGCAAACCACACGCCAATCGGCGAAAGTGAGGGAATACTCATCTGGGATCCGACTCTGACAGCCGGCTGTATCGCACATGGTTCATGACTTCGCGCTCTGGAGATATTCCTTGCGCGCAACGACAACCTTTGGTGTGTTCTCCAGAAATGCCACATGGGCGTCTTGCCAGGGCGCGACGCGAGTCGTCACCCTGCCGGGGTGCAGTTTTCCGTCGCAGGCCAGCCCGAGCACCTCGTGGATACAAGGAGGGGCGCTTATTCGTCCGGTCACGAAGCGGATGCCCTTGCCGTACATGGCCAATAAAGGGATCGGTACGTGACGAGAAAAATAGATTGCCACGCTGGTACACGTGCCGCCGCTTGCGGTAGCCTGGATCGTACGTTGCAGATCGGGCACATGGCCGCTGGCATCCACGGTGATGAAATAGCGGTCCTTGGGATCCCATTCGTCTTTGCGAAGAGCGGTGGCGCCAAGGCTCGCCGCCACGCGGCGCGCTTCTTCATCGTCATCGACCAAGGTGACTCGACGGGCTCCCAAGGCCAACGCCGAAGCAATTGCGTAGAGTCCGACTGAGCGACCCATGCCACCGACAATCAGGACCCGCTCACCGGGATGGCGCTGCTAAGGTTCGGCTACTGCGCGATAGCCGTCCGGAGCGTTGTCGGCAACGCTCGCTAGGCTGACTGGCTCCAGCCCCTGCGGCACAGGAATGAGCATGTGGTTGGCGAAGGGCACTCGCACACAGTCGTTGAGTACCCCGCCCCACTGCAAACCGCCAACCTCGGCCAACCCGTAGGCGGAACGTAACGGGACGGATTCGCAGGCGCTGGTCAAGCCAACCCTGCACATGGCACAACGGCCGCAGGAGATCTGAAAAGGCACGATCACCAGTTGCCCCGGCTTTGCAGAAGTCACGTCCTTGCCAACTTCCAGGACCTCCGCGACGCATTCGTGGCCAAGCGGATATGGCCCTGCAAACGGTGCCTTCTTAAAGATGAGATTCTGACCGAGCGTGCGCGGTAATCGATTGCGCAAGAAGTGCCTAAATGCTCCCCGGAACGGCGCAGTCCCCTGAAAAACTGCGTAATCCAGGTCGCACCGAGCGACCACTACGGGGCGTACTAGCGCATCGTCCGGCTCAAGCAGTTCAGGCATTTGTATCTCGTCCCAGGCGAGTTTGCCGGGCTCGATGAACATGAGTTGACGCATACGAGATCTCTCCTAGTGATGATTTGAAGAAGTGAAAGTGCGGGATGGGCAATGAACTCGAGTTCACGCCATGATGGGAAGGTCGCGCTTGGAATTCGGGGGCGCAGCTGGTTCTTCGCGGTTCATCACGCGGGCCCTAGTGCTGACTTAGTCCGGCGGATAGTCGCCATCCCGCTGCTTATGTGCTCGCGACTGCTTGCGTTATAGACCGAATAGTCAGCGCTCTTTGCATCAGCAAGAGAACTTTCCTCACGAGGAGTGAAGGCTTCTCTCTTATTCTCCCATCCAGCGTCCCTTGATTTCCCTCTCCTGTACCCAAATAGCCGTCTAGCTGCTTGCGATCCCTCCTGCGCGTCTCGAACGACGCGAATAGCTGGGAATGGACTGGCTGGCGTTGACAAGATCTAGTTGCTGATGCATCGGTTTAGGCGTCTCATCGGTGTCGTGAGTTGATTTTTCTGGCGTGGCGTGGGCCAAATTTCATGTTGAGGCCACCCGACTTCTTGCTGGTAAGTGCGCGAGCAGCGCTGAGGCCCGAACCGGGGAGCACTGTTTATGGAAACGGACATTATCGGTGAGTGGAAAGGACTCGACAAGGTAAGTCCTTATATCGGCCGTATCGGATCCGTCCTTATGAGACTCCAAGACGAGGGTATCGAGATCGGCCTCGAACTCACTAAGGAGCACTGCAACGCACGTGGGACGGTTCACGGAGGTCTGATCGCAAGCCTTTCCGATATTGCGCTGGGCCATAACATAGCAGCCGCATCTCGGGGTAAGCAGGGTTACGTTACTGTTGCCCTAAACATCAATTATATATCGACCGCCAGCCCGGGAGATTTTCTGCGGGTGCGCGTCGACTCGATAAAGGCGGGCACGTCTGTTGGATTCGCAAGAGGCAAGGTCTTCGTGGGCGAGCGCGTAATCTCCGAAATCAACGGTGTCTTCGCGGCAACGCGCAAATCAGATCCCTCTTAGTTTAAGATATGCCATGGCCGCCGTGACAGCCCGACAAGCTAACCGATGCGCCAAGCCCAAAATGCGTCCCCTCGGTCGCGGCGCTCGATCACGTCGAAGCGCATGAAGCGGTCGTGCGCGAGCGCCAATCCGATCCAGAGTTCATTGCAGGCATCGAATACAGCAGGCGAAAGATTTTCGCGCCCTGTCATCAATCGCCAGGAAGTTTGCCGCACGCAAGCCGTCGATCCTTGTATCTCGATTACAGCATCATCTCCCTGACCAACCGCCAAGCGAGTAAAGGCTTTTGCGAATCCTAGAGGACCTGGCTCGACGCCCCCCAGCAGCGAGGCAACATCATCGTACATGTGCATACCGACAAGGCGCGCCGCAGCCTTGGCATAGTGGCCTCCCATGTCGGGGCCTAAGCGCTCGACAGCGACGGGAACGATAGCGCTGATGTAAGTGCCTGCATAGTTGCGTAGCGACTTTTGCCTTTTTCCCTCCGTGAGTTTAACTTCCGGCAACTCGGGAGCATCCTCGATGCGGAATCGGGGACACCGCTCGCCAGGCGAGTATATTAGTAGTTCATTCGGCGACAGATTACGGTCGTATTCCTTGTAGTAACCTTCGAGACCTGGCTGCCCATCGACGGTTTGCCCTGTACAGACGAAACCAAGACGGGGATTCTTCAGTGCGGGACCATTGTTGCCATGCCAGCCGGCCAGCATGGCCCGAGACACTTCCGAAGGAATGCCACAGATGGCTGTCCCCCACCAAATCCAGCGCGGTGGCGGATATCGAATCCAAGCCTTCTGATCGTTCTCATACACGTACTCAACCTTCACCCCGCCGACACGGTTGACGATATAGTTATACTGAGCACTCGCCACGGCATGCGGCAAATGCTCAAGGCCGAGCCTCTTCAGGGCGGGCAGAAAGTTCGCTTGCTGCTGGCGCCGGAACATATGAAAGACAAGATCGGCGGCACTGGAGGAGCCGGCACGGGAACTGATCGTCAGGATGAGGCCCGTCAGGTACGAGTGATATAGCCGCTCCAATGCACGGTAGGCAGGTATATCGTCCGCGGCTGCATCTCCATTTCTCAATGATACCTCCTTGTGGCGTGAGCCACGGTGTTTTTTATCTTCTCGATGTCTACCGTTTCGAGAGCTGGTCCTACGCCAACCCCGAGCTGGCTTGCCGGCGTGGCGATCAAAGACTCGGAAACCGCGATGTGGGACGGCTCCATCGGGCCGTCACCCTCACCATCCCGATTCGGCCCGTCCGCGCGTGTGCGCGGTCGTTGGGTAGAGTCATATCAGCGCCAGCACAGAACACGCCGTGTCTCTCCGTTTCACGCTTACCCCTCCACAGCAGAAGAGCCGTCACCTTGCGGACGGATGCAAATCGACTCAGCCGGTCCCGCCCTCATTGCCAAACGCACCGTGACGCCCGATGCCCGACGCGAAGCGTGTCGCGCCGGACAGCGATTCGCCCGAGGCGATCACCTCGAGGCCGCCGCGCATCTCGCTCTTGATCGCGTCCTCTTCCTCGAGATCCCATTGCCGCAGCGCCGACAGACGGTCAGCGCGCAGGCACGTCTGCGGGAACCGAGCGATGTCTTTGGCAAGCGCGATCGCGTGCGCACGAGCTTCGCCCTTCGGCACCAGCCGGTTCGCCAGCCCTATGCGCTGCGCCTCTGCGCCGTCCACAGGACGTCCAGTGAGGATCAAGTCGATGGCCTGCGAATGGCCGATCAGCCGCGGCAGGCGGATGGTGCCGAGATCGATCAGCGGCACGCCAAAGCGGCGGCAGAAGATACCGAAGGTCGCGTCCGCGGCGACCACGCGCATGTCGGCCCATAGCGCGAGCTCCATGCCGCCGGCGACCGCGAAGCCCTCGACCGCCGCGATGACGGGCTTCGAGAGCCGCAGCCGGCTCGGTCCCATTGGAGCTATTGTGTTGTGGCCGCCGATCTCGCGCTTCTTGTTGGGATCGCCGGTCGCCACCGCCTTCAGATCCGCGCCGGCACAAAAATAGCCGCCGGTGCCGGTGAACACCGCGACCGATGCACTTGCGTCGGCATCGAACGCTAAGAACGCATCGTACAGCTTGCGCGCGGTGGCGCCGTCAACCGCGTTGCGGCAATGCGGCCGGTTGATGGAGATGATGGTGATGGCACCATCGCGGTCGACGAGCACGCTGTCAGTCTCGGACATGGAACACTCCTTGGGACAGTTTTGGAACAGCAAGCGTTTGCGGTCGTAAGGTGCAAATGCGAACGGCAATCCGAATGATCGAATCACCAACGCCTGACTGGCTACCTTCTGACCTTCCTGCATTCACGAGCGCATTCGGCAGCTCAGAGAGCTTCGATGATAGAGTCCCTGAACACGACCTCCTTGGGATGGTACGGATCGAGCTTGAACGTCCCCGCCTCCATCGCTTCCGCGGCGTCTCCCGTCCTGGAGCCGTTGTCGTCCCCGTCTCGCTCAAAAGCGTACCCTACCCAGCATGCGCACGGGTTGGAACGCGCACGGGCACATTCCAGCATCACTTTACTCAGGACCATCCGGTGCAACGCGTGGTGGCGCTTGGACACTCCGACTAGACATTCTGCCGCTGTCCCGTTCTGTTCTCGAGCTCAATCGAGGGTGCTGCTGTGTTCACGATTCCCATGGGTTAAATGTGCGCTAGGCTCGGTCAAACGACGACGGGCTCAGCAAAGTACGAGACAGCGAGCCACTCAGCGATCAGAGCCGGCTTATCTGCTCCTTCGATTTCGATTGATACTTCCGATCTGATGAGAAACTCCTTGGGGCCGCGTGACGTCACATCAAGCAGCTTGAAATGGGCACGCACCCGACTGCCCGTGGGCACCGGCGTCACGAATCGAATCTTATCAAACCCGTAGTTGACGCCCATGACCCTTCCATTGAGCGATGGCAGCGCATCACCCGCCATCGTCACCAAGAGTGAAAGCGTAAGAAAGCCATGAACTACCGTTCCTTTAAACGGAGTTTGAGCGGCTTTCTCCGGATCGACATGGATGAATTGCCAGTCCTCAGTTACCGCGGCGAACTCATTGATGCGCTTCTGGTCGATTACGAACCACCGTGAGGTGCCGACCGGTTGGCCCTTGCGTCGCGCGTATTCTTTAAGCTCAATGCTTGTCATAGATCGCCCCCGACTCGCGTCTGACTTGGTAGAATGACGTGCCCGCTGGTTCGGGGCGCGCCGACTTGCGGCTGGTAATCCCTCGACGGTGACCATCCAGTCGGCCTCCGTGCCTGACAACCGCTTGCGCTAAACCGAATAGTCAGCGCGCCTTGGATCAACAAGAGAACATTCCTCACCGAAAGTGAAGATCCGTCACTTTTCTCAGATGCGAGACAGCCTTGAATTATCGCTCCTCGACCCAAATACGTCCGTCGTTTGGGCGTAGCGTAAGCCGCCAGCCTACCTCCAACAGCAGTTAGAACGGGACTTTTGAATCACAACGAACCGACGTGAGCTGTTAATTTTGTGCCCGCTCCATTTGATACTGCACCTTGCCCAAGTGAAACGGCGAACATGTTGTCGCGCCGTGGGAGGACAAGCCGCTTTCATATCCGGGCCTGCGCGGATAAGGGGATCGACGCCACACGTGACGGCAAAGTCCCCGCTCATTCAACGCTCCAGCATGAAACTGGAGGAGTTCAGCTCCGCTACAGCCGCTTACGACAAGCGCTGCCTACTCTCTACGCACAGGGAGTCGTATGCATCTAGCTCCCAAGAGCTGTTTGCGTCCTGCTTCAGACGTGGAGGAGACGCACGAGATGCGCCAGGCCATCGTTAACGATGCCGGCAAAACCGAAGACAAAGATCGCGACCTTATGCATGGCCATGGCAGGACGCTCGGAATCGCCGACGACGAAGATCTGAACAGGGACGATTGGGATCCGGCAATGAAAGATGGCTTTGAAGGCAGGTGGTCATTGTCACAGGGGGCGGCCTCTCGCATCGGCGAGGCCATCGCGCGTTGCTTCACGGCCGAGAGCGGAATGGTCGTACTGCTCGCTCGCCAGCAAAGGCGCTCGAAAGGGTGGCTCGCCAGCTTTCGTCCGAACGTTCGGCCCGGCTGGACGTTCCGTCGATTTATGCGAGTTCTGCCTTTACCAACGAGTGCTGGCTGGCAGGAGAAGAAACTCCCCTTCGGAGCCCTCACAATTCGTCACAGCTAACCGCCACCGGTAGGGGCACAAAATCGCAGGAGATCGTAGTTTGGCGGGCAAAATCGTAGGACCGGTAGCGGGGGAGCGACTCGAACCCCCGACCGTCTTTCGCTTTGAAGCTCCGACTTCGAAGAGCCGGCTGCGCCACCTTCGATGCCGACCAAAAATTCTTTGGAAATTGCCCCAGACTAAATCCCAGACTAAACGCAAATTTTAGTCTGGGGCCATTTTAGGCCTGCTCAAGAAATCGCTGACCGAGCGGCAATCGAGTCGCCCCAAGGTCGTCCATTGGGAATTAGGTCTCTCCATCGGCATCGTGAAGGACCATGGATGGGGCACGCATGACACGAGCCTAGCATTACAGTTGCATCTTCCTGAAGGTTCTGAATCTATGGGCGACCATGATTCGGGATCTGATGATTGGTGGCGCGTCGGTTGAGGATACGCTGACGCTGTGGGCTTCGTCGTTGCGAGATGCCAAGCAACGCATCCGTCCGCTGTTTACGCAAGAGCGGGTCGCGGCCTCGGCGGGGCAATTTCTCGACGGACTGTTGGGCAACGAGCCGCGCAAGACGGGTTGGATGCGGGCGGAAGCGGCTGGCGATCCAGGCCCGTGGCGCCAGCAGGCGATTCTGGGTCGGGGGCAGTGGGATGCCGACGCGCTGCGCGATATTGTACGTGAGTACGCGCTGGAAACGCTGGGTGACGAGGACGCGGTTCTGGTCATCGATGAGACCGGCTTTTTGAAACAGGGCAAGGCCTCGTGTGGGGTCGCGCGCCAGTACACTGGCTCGGCGGGCAAGATCACCAATTGCCAGATCGGAGTGTTTGCCTCCTATGTGTCGCGGCATGGCCATGCCTTCATCGATCGGGCGCTCTACCTGCCAAAGGAATGGACGGACGAACCCGCTCGCCTGAAGGCCGCACATGTCCCGAGCGATGTGAGCT
The DNA window shown above is from Bradyrhizobium sp. ISRA464 and carries:
- a CDS encoding crotonase/enoyl-CoA hydratase family protein encodes the protein MADDPKLLVENDGPVMVITINRPAVRNALDNETAAALAKALRDFDRDRSQAVAVLTGSGGHFCAGADLKELAAGREYKPWAGDPDGPCHGILSKPVIAAVAGYACAGGLGVALRCDLRVAEETATFAVLSRRWGVPMSDGTTVRLPRLIGAGRALDMLLTARKVTGTEALAMGLADRLVPTGKALSAALELAHQIAAFPQIAMRADRMSAIRQWNLSEKDAIALETELSVEARAKEAKAGAVRFTSGAGRHGQVGKN
- a CDS encoding zinc-binding dehydrogenase, which encodes MGRSVGLYAIASALALGARRVTLVDDDEEARRVAASLGATALRKDEWDPKDRYFITVDASGHVPDLQRTIQATASGGTCTSVAIYFSRHVPIPLLAMYGKGIRFVTGRISAPPCIHEVLGLACDGKLHPGRVTTRVAPWQDAHVAFLENTPKVVVARKEYLQSAKS
- a CDS encoding MaoC family dehydratase, which produces MTSIELKEYARRKGQPVGTSRWFVIDQKRINEFAAVTEDWQFIHVDPEKAAQTPFKGTVVHGFLTLSLLVTMAGDALPSLNGRVMGVNYGFDKIRFVTPVPTGSRVRAHFKLLDVTSRGPKEFLIRSEVSIEIEGADKPALIAEWLAVSYFAEPVVV
- a CDS encoding NADPH:quinone oxidoreductase family protein, which gives rise to MRAVIGHRFGGIDDLVYDETTSPAIEPGTIRVSVRAAGVSFANLLFIAGKHQNRPSIPFVPGTEIGGVVSEIASDVRTDLKVGDRVCAGLPSGGFAEEAIVDAANVFRIPDSLSFEGSTLFPTIYATAYAGLKWRANLQPGETLLVHGAAGASGLAAVEVGRALGATVIATAGGERKIGVVKWYGAHHAIDYLRGGFRDRVLEITGGRGADVVFDPVGGDVFDESLRCVAPLGRLIPMGFAAGRIPEIPANIVLVKNLTVIGLYWGFYMAWGKSKANAALREKVRVLFDELFVLYEVGKLRAPIDRSLPLAKFADAMRSVESREVIGKIVLTPEKRT
- a CDS encoding CoA transferase; protein product: MLDDYAGIRVLDVSQGFAGPYCAAILARGGASVIKVEPPSGDWARSIGGAVEGHTAFSLVPNVGKRAVCVDGTKPIGRELLARLAKSADVVIQNFRPGVVERLQIADHQLRPDNPDLVYVSILGFGPGPYERRPATDTIIQGFTGMMAMNRDAQGTPRRIGMLAVDTAAGVYAAQQLGAALYRRLTGRGGQHIKVSLVEVAAAFQAMPILEDALHRRGRPNVPLSVPIGTFATADGHINLSCVSNAMFEGICKTLGKADWILDPRFATEAGRLSHAGEITGEVARILLTKASGHWIEAFERNDVLCGPVQGYREFLDDPHVRGSGLQATLQGGAFEGLPLTLLPGTSAEGTRLPAPPRLGEHTREVLAEHGYTDFEIDRLVEDGAIVQAKAEGRKQ
- a CDS encoding crotonase/enoyl-CoA hydratase family protein encodes the protein MSETDSVLVDRDGAITIISINRPHCRNAVDGATARKLYDAFLAFDADASASVAVFTGTGGYFCAGADLKAVATGDPNKKREIGGHNTIAPMGPSRLRLSKPVIAAVEGFAVAGGMELALWADMRVVAADATFGIFCRRFGVPLIDLGTIRLPRLIGHSQAIDLILTGRPVDGAEAQRIGLANRLVPKGEARAHAIALAKDIARFPQTCLRADRLSALRQWDLEEEDAIKSEMRGGLEVIASGESLSGATRFASGIGRHGAFGNEGGTG
- a CDS encoding ABC transporter substrate-binding protein, producing the protein MKKKSVAYALGAGLIASFTSSSAFAQISDNVVRISILNDMTGIYADAGGKGSIVAAELAAEDFGGKVAGAKIEVVSGDHANKPDVASNLARKAYDAEGVDVIADGGSSAAALAMQNVSREKKKIILLSGPATAEITGKSCSPYSFHWMYDTYALAAAPPQDVLRRGGERFWDKMGRPPSIVQAGVYSSVVHYLKAVAATNTDDATKVADKMREMPVEDAFTHGANIRADGRLLRDLYVTEVKKPEESKGPWDYWKIIATIPGDKAWRPVDESECPLLKTH
- a CDS encoding CoA transferase, translating into MSESLLPSHEAPFRGLRVLDFGQGVASPYAGYLLAANGADVIKVEPPEGDWSRRLGTTYGSQSALSAVYNRGKRSLVLDLKKPEGIETARKLAAGADVIIEGFRPGVMDRLGLGYNALSRENPRLIYLSISGFGQEGPYAQRPCSDSVAQAFSGLVSVNVGADGIPHRVGATISDVCTGLYGYQAVATALFARASICKGRRIDVSLSQSTAALLGHKLAEHVLEGGAPRLLNVPAGSYRTSDGWIMVTLVTEAQYGRLCSVLERDDLATDPRFASFASEPTAPKN
- a CDS encoding alcohol dehydrogenase catalytic domain-containing protein; translation: MRQLMFIEPGKLAWDEIQMPELLEPDDALVRPVVVARCDLDYAVFQGTAPFRGAFRHFLRNRLPRTLGQNLIFKKAPFAGPYPLGHECVAEVLEVGKDVTSAKPGQLVIVPFQISCGRCAMCRVGLTSACESVPLRSAYGLAEVGGLQWGGVLNDCVRVPFANHMLIPVPQGLEPVSLASVADNAPDGYRAVAEP
- a CDS encoding PaaI family thioesterase, with translation METDIIGEWKGLDKVSPYIGRIGSVLMRLQDEGIEIGLELTKEHCNARGTVHGGLIASLSDIALGHNIAAASRGKQGYVTVALNINYISTASPGDFLRVRVDSIKAGTSVGFARGKVFVGERVISEINGVFAATRKSDPS